In Silene latifolia isolate original U9 population chromosome 3, ASM4854445v1, whole genome shotgun sequence, a single window of DNA contains:
- the LOC141648055 gene encoding phosphatidate cytidylyltransferase 1-like, with amino-acid sequence MIKDQGGGGSGTPRFRRRKQSNEIPSELTKPNGGNLLVNDNNKYKSMWIRTYSTLWMIGGFVFIIYMGHLYICAMVVVIQILMAKELFNLLRKVREDRHLPGFRLLNWHFFFTAMLFVYGRFLSQRLVNTVNSDKVLYKLVSSLIKYHMVVCYFLYIAGFMWFILSLKKKMYKYQFGQYAWTHMILIVVFAQSSFTVANIFEGMFWFLLPASLIVINDIAAYLFGFFFGRTPLIKLSPKKTWEGFIGASVATIISAFVLANVMGRFEWLTCPRTDLSTGWLHCDPGIMFKPEFYDFPIWISSWFPWKGISIMPVQWHALCLGLFSSIIAPFGGFFASGFKRAFKIKDFGDSIPGHGGITDRMDCQMVMAVFAYIYHQSFVRTQSFSVETIVDQILMNLTFEEQLEIYRRVGEILQERRFSLS; translated from the exons ATGATCAAAGATCAAGGCGGAGGTGGTTCAGGAACCCCAAGGTTCAGGCGCCGTAAGCAGTCAAATGAG ATTCCCTCTGAACTTACCAAACCAAACGGAGGCAATCTACTTGTCAATGACAATAACAAGTACAAATCCATGTGGATTCGCACATATTCTACCTTGTGGATGATTGGGGGTTTTGTCTTCATTATCTACATGGGCCATCTGTATATCTGTGCCATGGTGGTTGTGATCCAAATTCTCATGGCCAAAGAGCTTTTTAATCTGTTAAGAAAAGTTCGTGAAGATCGACATCTTCCTGGTTTTCGGTTATTAAATTG GCACTTTTTCTTCACTGCGATGTTATTCGTATATGGTCGATTTCTCAGTCAGCGGCTTGTCAACACTGTCAATTCAGACAAAGTGCTGTAcaagcttgtgagcagtcttatCAAGTACCATATGGTTGTCTGTTATTTTTTGTATATCGCAG GTTTTATGTGGTTTATTCTATCGCTTAAGAAAAAGATGTACAAGTATCAGTTTGGGCAGTATGCATGGACGCACATGATTCTAATTGTTGTGTTCGCCCAGTCATCATTTACCGTGGCCAATATCTTTGAAGGAATGTTTTG GTTCCTTCTTCCTGCGTCACTTATTGTCATAAATGATATTGCAGCTTATCTGTTTGGGTTCTTCTTTGGAAGAACTCCTTTGATCAAGCTTTCGCCAAAGAAAACTTGGGAAGGTTTCATTGGGGCTTCTGTTGCCACAATAATTTCTGCTTTTGTG CTCGCAAATGTCATGGGTCGATTTGAATGGCTAACTTGTCCTCGAACG GATTTATCTACTGGGTGGCTCCATTGCGATCCTGGGATTATGTTTAAGCCAGAGTTTTACGACTTTCCAATATGGATTTCGAGTTGG TTCCCTTGGAAGGGTATCTCCATCATGCCAGTTCAATGGCATGCATTATGCCTCGGCCTATTTTCTTCAATAATAGCGCCTTTTGGAGGTTTTTTTGCTAGCGGTTTCAAGAGAGCATTCAAGATCAAG GACTTTGGTGATAGCATCCCTGGACATGGTGGAATTACCGACAGAATGGACTGCCAG ATGGTGATGGCCGTCTTCGCATATATCTATCATCAGTCATTCGTTAGGACACAAAGCTTCTCAGTTGAAACTATCGTTGACCAG ATATTGATGAACCTTACATTTGAAGAGCAACTAGAGATCTATCGGAGAGTCGGGGAGATCTTGCAAGAGAGACGGTTCAGCCTATCATAG